TTTTCCGGCGTGCCCTTCCCCACGATTTCACGCAAATGAAAGCGCGGGCGACGCTTGACCTCTTGGTAAATCTTGCCGAGATATTCACCGATCACCCCCAGGCAAAGCAACTGCACACTGCCGATAAACAGCACCGGCAACATGATGGATGCCCAGCCTGGCACCGCGTTGCCGGAAAACAGCTTTACCGCCAGTACCCAGGCGATCAGCGCCAGTGCTATGCCGCCAGCGATCAGCCCCAGCAGCGTAATCGCACGCAGGGGGGCGATGGAGTATGCGGTCACCCCCCGCCACCCCAGTGACAGCATACGGCGCAGGGGGTATTTACTCTCCCCGGCCAAGCGGCGACGGCGCGCGTAGGAAACGCTTGTGGAGCGAAAGCCCAATTCGCGCACCATGCCCCGCAAAAACAGGTTGGTTTCCGGGTACTCCAGCAGGGTATCCACTGCCCGCCGCGACATCAGACGGAAATCCGCATGGTTAAATACGAGATCCACCCCCAGGCCCCGCATGAGCCGGTAATAACCCTCGGCGCTCATGCGCTTGAACCAGGTATCGGTTTCGCGCTTCTCGCGCACACCAAAGACAATTTCGTGCCCGTCGAGAAACGCATCAATCATCGGCGCTATATTCTCGGGCCCGTCCTGCAGGTCCGCATCGATACTCACCACCATATCTTCCGACGTCTGCGAGAGCCCGGCATAGAGCGCATTCTGATGCCCGCGATTACACGACAGGGCCACCGCCACGATGCGCGTATGTTCAGCGGCGAGCCGCTCCAGCAGGGGCCAGGTGGCATCCATACTGCCGTCATCCACAAAATAGATTTTCGACGCGACACTGGCGCGCCCGGCGGCTTCCAGCTGATCCAGCGCGGCGAGTAACGCCGCCGCAGTCTCCACAATCACCGCCTCTTCGTTGTAGCAGGGGACAACAATCGCCAGTGACGGGGCGCCTTTTTCCCAAACCGGCCGGACTGACGGCTCCACTAAGGATTCCATTTTGGCTCCCGATATACCCAATATTGGTGCAACAGAAAATTACCCGCCAGCGTGACCAGTGTCGCCACAACCTGTGCCGCCAGATAAGGCAGCTGGGTGGCTGCGAGCGCAAAACATAGCGTGTTAATGGCGAGCCCCACCACCGCTACCGCAACAAACTTCGGCAGCGATCGGCTATGCTCCACCGCACCGCCGAAGGTGAAGTGGTAATTCAGCAGGTAATTCGCCAGGGCCGACAAACCATAGGCCAGTGCCGACGCCGCGATCGCGACCACCCCGAACAGCTCTACCAGTAGTACAAGAACCGTATACTGAATCGCCGTAGCCACTCCGCCCACCGCGGCAAAGCGGACAGCCCGCGGCAGCAGGCAGCGTATGTACTCAGGCAGACGCATCGTCGGTCTCCCGCTGCCGGCGGCTGTCGCCCGCTTCACGCAAGAGCTGCGCTGTCTGCGGCTGGCGCTGCGCAGGCACTAGCTCGGACTGGTTGATCCACTGCCGCCCACTTTTGGCAGACGCGCGGCGACGCAGGGCACCAGCCACCAATAGCGCCTGCACCAGCAACAGCCCTTCCGCGGGCTTGCGGTAGCGCCCTTCATTCACGGCGATGGGTAACAAACCCTGCACCAGCACCCAGGTCCCAAGCACCACGGCAAACAAGCGTGCTCCCTTCAACCGACGCCAGCAATACACGGTGCCGAGTAAAAGCACTAACGCGAGTGGCGCCCACACCCAGCGGCTGTGATGGCTTACCGACTCCAGCAATCGTTCGTGATTGTTATCCGGCCAGGATGAACCGAAAAAAAGATAGATCAGGTTTTCCCTGGCAAGCGCCAGGTACCGTTCCAGCGTCAGTGGGTAGCGTGCCATCGCGCTGGCCCAGTCTTCGCGCGCGTTCTCGATTTGAATGTGTGCCTGCACATGGCCATCACGCGAAGTGGTCCAGTCACTGAGCGGCGCCAGCGGCTGCTCGCCGGTGGACGGCGAGCCAAACCAGTATGTCCACTGGGCACCATCTTCACGCACATAGTGCACGTGAATCTCACGTTTACCCGAGCGCGCATACAGTGCCACCAGCTGGCCAATGCCATGGGGCGAGATCATGTGCATCGCCGCATAACTGCGGTAGGCCAGCGGCCCCATCAGCAACCCCAGTACCACAAGGCTATAACCCGCCTTGGCCACTTTCTGCGGTTGCACCAACCACAGCCAAGTGGTCACCACCGCGGCCAGAGGGATCGCGATACCGCGGGTCAATCCGGCGAGCGCCCAAAGCACAACCATCAGCAAAAAACTCGCTACAGTCTGCTTGCGCCGGCAGCGCCAGCTGGCATAGAGCGCGGCGCCGAGTAGTGGCAGCAGCAGCGTTTCCTGCATGAAATAGCCGTAAATGGCGATCCATGAAGGCAACAGGGAAATACCCGCCCACACCGCCGTCGCCTGCAAATGGTCAGGCATCAGTTCCCGCGCGAAGCGATACCAGATCCAGGGGGTCAGACAGGCGAGCAGCGCGGTGAAAAAAGCCACCAGCAGTGGCTCACCCAGCGTCAATTTCCCGAGCACGCCGATATAGATCTGGTACATCACCGGGTCCGTCAGGGTCATGGGATCCCGGCGCAATGCTTCGGTACCCTGCTCCCAGTGACGTTGCGGATCACTCCAGATGTGATCCATGGGGTTGTGCGAAAACACATGCTCTACCCGCAACCAGATGCCAACAACGACCATCAGGTAAAGCGCGGCGTAGATCCACCAGCGCCGATCTCTGCGCAACGCTGCAACCCACATCAGGCGCGCGCCGGCCCGGCGCTATTCGAAGGGGAACTGGAGACAGAACTGGAAGCGCCGGATACCAGCGGCTCCGCCGACGCGGATTCTCCACCGTAAAACAGGCGTCCGTGACCAAAACGCAGCGCAGGGAACCAGCGACCGAGAACGGCGAACAGGCCTCGCTGCTCGATATACCGGGCGTAGGCAACGTAGGTGGGATCCCAGGAGAGATGCCGCTCTTCCGTGCGTGCACGCATGAAATAAATAAAATTCACCAACAATAACAGCAGCGAGTGTCGCAATGCCTCGGGGCCGCTGGCGCTGACCATGAAGGGCATTGAGATCATCCACCAGGAGAGGTTTTTACTCACATACGCCGGGTGTTTGGTGAAGCGGTAGGGGCCATTGGTGAGGATACCCCGGTGGGTAAGGTTCGAAAATCGAATGCCAAACGGAATACTGGCCCACACATAGATCGCAATCAGCAGCAGGATGCCGGTGCCCCAGATGCCGTACATCATCGGCGTTTCCCAGAACCAGTAACCCCACGCGGGCGCATCGTCGTACTTCAGGTAAGTACCGGAAAACAGGCTCCAGAACGGCTGATAGCCAATCAGCGCTACACCCCAGCCGAGAAAACTCGGTTCCGCGGTGCGGATATGGGAATCGAACAGACGCAGGGTGCACACGTAGCCCACGGTGACAAACAGCAGGTCGATGTAAAAAAGGAAATTGAACGTGAAATCGAAGACCGCCTTGAAGCTGCCAAACAGGCGCGCAACATCAAAATTCAGCAGCGTGTTCAGGTTATTGCCCAGGTAGACAAACATCAGTGGCAGAAAGAAAAGCTTCACCAGCCAGCCGAGATACAACTGACCCACCGCTTTTCCGGAAACGCCCACCCGATTACCCAGTAGCCAGCTGCCCAGTTGCCAGTAGCTGTCTTTGGGCTCGCGCATGGCCCCGTCCAGCAGATAGAAATACGGAACCGCCAATAGCATCCACCACGGCAACACCGCGCGCGCTACGGCGAAGTAGTTGTCGTAAAACGATCCGTGGTATTCCGGGAACAGCCAGTACACAAAGACCACCGAACCGACCGCCAGATAAAAACCGAGCAGCTTCACTAGAGTGCGGCGCACGCTGTGGTTCTTGCGACGAAAATCCAGCCCCGCCGAGGGGTTGCGATAGGGTTTGAGGAACAGCCACTCCAGCACAATGATGGGCAGCGCCAGCGCAACGGCCACCACCACCAGGGACTGGGTTCTTACCGCGAAGTCCTGGCCGTACTCGCGCAACCAAACCACCGCCGCCAGGGAAATGGCCAGCGCGATAAGATTGATCCACACGCGGGTGGGCGCCTCGGGGCACTGGATCCCGTCACCGGCAATACCTTGGGCTGCGCCCCCCGCCGTTTTCTGGCGACGGGCACGGTATTTTTTTTGACCGGCGCTCCCCGCCCCTACCGACTTGGTTTTTATTTTTTTCATACTGGCCCCAACAGGAACTACACGAACTCACGGCCACGATTCGGCCATGCGCACAGCAACACCAACCCCCGCCGGCGCAAAGTGCAAGGTGGCCAGACCAAAGGTCAGAATTCCACCAGTTTACCCCCATCCACACGCCCCTGTCATGGCGCGGCCGCACCGGCCTGCGACAAATGGGATTCAGTCGTTTGTGCTGACGCGGGGTTCCTCGTCGGTCGAATCGGCAGTGGACGCCTCATCCGTCAAGGTGCCCTCCTCTACGCCCATCTCGCGCTGATGCTGGTGGTGATGGTGATGCCCGCCGGAGCCATTGGTAGCAGCGGCAGACGGTGACTGCGGTGCGTCCTGCAGGACATTGCCAGAATCGCCGGCCTGCGCGCCATAGTGGGGGCCGTGAGAACTGTGAGAACTGTGAGAACTGTGAGAACTGTGAGAACTGTGAGAACTGTGAGAACTGTGAGAACTGTGAGAACTAGGAGAAGTGTGCGAGCCGTGGGAGGTGTGTGCACCATGGGACCTGTGCTCTCCGTGAGCCCCGTGCCCGCCGTGGCCAGTAGCGCCCCACAGAGTCCACACGCCAAACGAGAATACCAGCAGCGCCATGCCAAGGCGCACCCCGGGCTTTTGCACCAGAGTACGCAAGCGAGCGGCCGCGGCGCCGGTCGCCACAACCGCTGGCACGGTGCCGAGGCCAAACGCGAGCATGGTCAGTGCCGCCTGCTCGCCACTCCCTTGGGCCAGCGCAAACGCCAGCGCGCTGTACACCAGGCCACAAGGCAGCC
The nucleotide sequence above comes from Microbulbifer salipaludis. Encoded proteins:
- a CDS encoding sulfite exporter TauE/SafE family protein, producing the protein MFDWGVLGAALAIGFLGSSHCIGMCGGISGALGLAVPGQKAAWPRLIGYSTGRVASYSLMGLLVGILGAYLAADIASGLAPLRIVAGLMLIAMALYLADWWRGLVWLERGGAWLWRGLQPLSRRLLPVNSTPQAIALGALWGWLPCGLVYSALAFALAQGSGEQAALTMLAFGLGTVPAVVATGAAAARLRTLVQKPGVRLGMALLVFSFGVWTLWGATGHGGHGAHGEHRSHGAHTSHGSHTSPSSHSSHSSHSSHSSHSSHSSHSSHSSHGPHYGAQAGDSGNVLQDAPQSPSAAATNGSGGHHHHHQHQREMGVEEGTLTDEASTADSTDEEPRVSTND
- a CDS encoding GtrA family protein; amino-acid sequence: MRLPEYIRCLLPRAVRFAAVGGVATAIQYTVLVLLVELFGVVAIAASALAYGLSALANYLLNYHFTFGGAVEHSRSLPKFVAVAVVGLAINTLCFALAATQLPYLAAQVVATLVTLAGNFLLHQYWVYREPKWNP
- a CDS encoding glycosyltransferase family 2 protein, which translates into the protein MESLVEPSVRPVWEKGAPSLAIVVPCYNEEAVIVETAAALLAALDQLEAAGRASVASKIYFVDDGSMDATWPLLERLAAEHTRIVAVALSCNRGHQNALYAGLSQTSEDMVVSIDADLQDGPENIAPMIDAFLDGHEIVFGVREKRETDTWFKRMSAEGYYRLMRGLGVDLVFNHADFRLMSRRAVDTLLEYPETNLFLRGMVRELGFRSTSVSYARRRRLAGESKYPLRRMLSLGWRGVTAYSIAPLRAITLLGLIAGGIALALIAWVLAVKLFSGNAVPGWASIMLPVLFIGSVQLLCLGVIGEYLGKIYQEVKRRPRFHLREIVGKGTPENHRVRPLADRVGEGQSSD
- a CDS encoding glycosyltransferase family 39 protein, producing the protein MRRDRRWWIYAALYLMVVVGIWLRVEHVFSHNPMDHIWSDPQRHWEQGTEALRRDPMTLTDPVMYQIYIGVLGKLTLGEPLLVAFFTALLACLTPWIWYRFARELMPDHLQATAVWAGISLLPSWIAIYGYFMQETLLLPLLGAALYASWRCRRKQTVASFLLMVVLWALAGLTRGIAIPLAAVVTTWLWLVQPQKVAKAGYSLVVLGLLMGPLAYRSYAAMHMISPHGIGQLVALYARSGKREIHVHYVREDGAQWTYWFGSPSTGEQPLAPLSDWTTSRDGHVQAHIQIENAREDWASAMARYPLTLERYLALARENLIYLFFGSSWPDNNHERLLESVSHHSRWVWAPLALVLLLGTVYCWRRLKGARLFAVVLGTWVLVQGLLPIAVNEGRYRKPAEGLLLVQALLVAGALRRRASAKSGRQWINQSELVPAQRQPQTAQLLREAGDSRRQRETDDASA
- a CDS encoding isoprenylcysteine carboxylmethyltransferase family protein, translated to MKKIKTKSVGAGSAGQKKYRARRQKTAGGAAQGIAGDGIQCPEAPTRVWINLIALAISLAAVVWLREYGQDFAVRTQSLVVVAVALALPIIVLEWLFLKPYRNPSAGLDFRRKNHSVRRTLVKLLGFYLAVGSVVFVYWLFPEYHGSFYDNYFAVARAVLPWWMLLAVPYFYLLDGAMREPKDSYWQLGSWLLGNRVGVSGKAVGQLYLGWLVKLFFLPLMFVYLGNNLNTLLNFDVARLFGSFKAVFDFTFNFLFYIDLLFVTVGYVCTLRLFDSHIRTAEPSFLGWGVALIGYQPFWSLFSGTYLKYDDAPAWGYWFWETPMMYGIWGTGILLLIAIYVWASIPFGIRFSNLTHRGILTNGPYRFTKHPAYVSKNLSWWMISMPFMVSASGPEALRHSLLLLLVNFIYFMRARTEERHLSWDPTYVAYARYIEQRGLFAVLGRWFPALRFGHGRLFYGGESASAEPLVSGASSSVSSSPSNSAGPARA